Proteins encoded in a region of the Rutidosis leptorrhynchoides isolate AG116_Rl617_1_P2 chromosome 9, CSIRO_AGI_Rlap_v1, whole genome shotgun sequence genome:
- the LOC139867961 gene encoding uncharacterized protein, whose amino-acid sequence MAPSMMILPDRYTAHDQALVSLLEDIGTFYPQDFDDRWTWSLEVDGSFSVESARVHVDDICLPSTTTPTRWFPSIPTKINIFLWPLYRDCLPSRIILTFRGNEIDTIIYPVCLVWVDARDHSFFQCHIASSIWHHISLWTN is encoded by the coding sequence atggcgccgtcaatgatgattttgccaGATCGCTACACTGCTCATGATCAGGCCTTGGTATCTCTCCTTGAAGACATCGGTACTTTTTACCCGCAAGATTTTGATGACAGATGGACTTGGTCTCTTGAAGTAGATGGTTCTTTTTCTGTTGAAAGTGCTCGTGTACACGTGGATGATATTTGTTTGCCTTCAACCACTACTCCTACACGATGGTTTCCTAGCATTCCAACTAAAATTAACATCTTTCTCTGGCCCCTATATCGTGATTGTCTCCCATCCAGGATTATTTTGACGTTTCGTGGCAATGAAATTGATACAATAATCTATCCAGTTTGTTTAGTGTGGGTAGATGCTCGTGATCATTCATTTTTCCAATGTCATATTGCTTCATCCATTTGGCATCACATTTCACTTTGGACAAACTAA